From Lolium perenne isolate Kyuss_39 chromosome 5, Kyuss_2.0, whole genome shotgun sequence, a single genomic window includes:
- the LOC127346374 gene encoding UDP-glycosyltransferase 90A1 has translation MALAALSVLPHVAIFPFMAKGHTIPLIQLVHHLRRRRLATVTFFTTPGNAAFVRDGLTGTDDTAVVELAFPTDVPGVPAGVESAEGLTSMASFVAFTGAVSLLQPQLEAYLAAMEPPASLLVADAFLYWANASAARLGVPKVSFFGMSAFAQVMRELRNRHDACAVLRPGDVDGDGNPTTFTVPEFPHMKLTFEDLMAPFGDPSSIAPMMELDGKLGKAIEESRGLIINTFHALESPYIEFWNKRCGPKAWAVGPLCLSQPASASDDAARPPWMAWLDEKAATGRAVLYVALGTLAAIPEAQLKEVADGLERAEVDFIWAVRPENIDLGEGFEDRTKNRGLVVREWVDQPGILQHESVKGFLSHCGWNSVLESVTAGVPLAVWPMQADQPFNARFVVEELKIAVRVQTSDGTMRGLVTSKEVSKVVRELMLAEVGAEAAKSIAELAKEAVSEGGSSWKAAEEMIHELCATKVHVK, from the coding sequence ATGGCTCTTGCTGCCTTGTCTGTCCTCCCTCACGTAGCAATCTTCCCTTTCATGGCCAAGGGCCACACCATCCCGCTCATCCAGCTCGTCCACCAcctccgtcgccgccgcctcgccaCCGTCACCTTCTTCACGACCCCCGGCAACGCCGCCTTCGTACGCGACGGGTTGACGGGCACGGACGACACGGCCGTCGTTGAGCTCGCTTTCCCCACCGACGTCCCGGGAGTCCCGGCGGGCGTGGAGAGCGCCGAGGGGCTCACGTCCATGGCCTCTTTCGTcgccttcaccggcgccgtgtcgCTGCTCCAGCCGCAGCTCGAGGCGTACCTTGCAGCCATGGAGCCCCCGGCCAGCCTCCTCGTCGCCGACGCGTTCCTGTATTGGGCGAACGCGTCGGCCGCCAGGCTGGGCGTCCCGAAGGTGTCCTTCTTCGGCATGTCGGCGTTCGCTCAGGTCATGCGGGAGCTGCGCAACCGCCACGACGCGTGCGCGGTGCTGCGGCCGGGCGACGTCGATGGCGATGGCAACCCGACCACGTTCACGGTGCCGGAGTTCCCGCACATGAAGCTCACCTTCGAGGACCTCATGGCGCCTTTCGGGGACCCGTCTTCGATCGCTCCGATGATGGAGCTGGATGGCAAGCTGGGTAAGGCCATAGAGGAGAGCCGTGGCCTGATCATCAACACCTTCCATGCCCTAGAGAGCCCGTACATCGAGTTCTGGAACAAGCGCTGCGGGCCCAAGGCATGGGCTGTCGGCCCGCTCTGCCTCTCCCAGCCAGCGTCGGCGTCCGACGACGCCGCCCGGCCACCATGGATGGCATGGCTGGACGAGAAGGCGGCCACCGGCCGGGCCGTGCTGTACGTCGCGCTCGGGACGCTGGCCGCGATCCCGGAGGCTCAGCTGAAGGAGGTCGCGGACGGGCTGGAGCGGGCCGAGGTGGACTTCATATGGGCCGTGAGACCGGAGAACATCGATCTCGGCGAAGGGTTTGAAGATCGTACCAAGAACAGAGGCTTGGTGGTAAGAGAGTGGGTCGACCAACCGGGCATTCTGCAGCACGAGAGCGTGAAAGGGTTCCTGAGCCACTGCGGATGGAACTCGGTGCTGGAGAGTGTCACCGCCGGCGTGCCACTGGCCGTTTGGCCTATGCAAGCCGACCAACCTTTCAACGCCAGGTTCGTAGTCGAGGAGCTCAAGATTGCGGTCAGAGTTCAGACGAGTGACGGAACAATGAGGGGTTTGGTCACAAGTAAAGAAGTTTCAAAAGTGGTCAGGGAGCTCATGCTCGCGGAGGTGGGAGCTGAAGCGGCGAAGAGCATTGCAGAGTTAGCAAAAGAAGCCGTGTCGGAGGGAGGATCCTCTTGGAAGGCTGCCGAAGAGATGATCCATGAGTTGTGCGCAACGAAAGTGCACGTAAAATGA